A stretch of DNA from Coccidioides posadasii str. Silveira chromosome 1, complete sequence:
CACCCAAATCGTCTCGCCGGATTCGCAGTGCGTGTAACGGCTGGCAGAGCGGCGAAAAAACAGAAAACGCAAATCGTTCTCTTCATCTGGACTCAACCGAGACAGCAAGAAACATTTTCTCATTTGCACTGGAAAACATCCCTGTAATTTATCGAAACATCCCAAATACAAAAAGTCGTCAGCAGAGCGCCGGTTCaaccagcaccagcaccagcctgcccctttttttttcacaacCCCGGTGGTTTCGTAGCTTTGTAGCCATATTTTACGATAGagttatttatttatttatttatttttgtaATGAAATAATAAATAGGGGATACGGGTGCTCTGGAGACGTTAGATTCATAAAAACCTTGGGATCTCCGTCTCCCGATTTCAAACCAGAGACAACCTTTATCCTGGCCTTACAGTATACTGTCCATTTCTCGGTGTTGGGACAGCTTCCGGCCGGATTGGATCTTGTTCCGACTCCCAGAACTGGCTCAACTTTCTGGTACCGTACAGCCCACGCATCGCATCGCTCCCCTAAGACGTCATTCCTCCCCCCGATCGTCCATTCGCCCAACAACGTTGCCCTTGAACTCGTTCTGGCTCGCCTGCACCGTTGCCTGATCCGAATCGGCGATGCGACAGGGCTGCGAACACACTGCCTTTCTGCACATCTTCCCGCTGCTCTGGTTGTCCCAACTTGTGCTGCCCGAAGCTTGCCGGCGTTGAGCTTGTGAGTCGTGACAGCAACGCCGCCGACGAAGCCACCATAACTATCGTCCTGTCCCTATCTTCGGTTAACCACACTTTTTTTCGCAACTCTGCCCGGATGGACACAGTGtgaaaaagcaagaaagGACCTCTCAAATAAGattgctcttttttttttttcttccccttctctttctcctttccCCCTTTCTCCTTCAATTCGATCGTACCCTTTCCGAGTACTATATAGCGAACGCGGTCGCCTCCCGCCCCTCTCACCCGGTGACGTTCGAGGGCTCCGTAACAAGCCcagttttattttattttttattttttattttttatttttttttaaaaaaaaaaaagaaaaaagaaggaaaaagagagaggcCCGCCATGGCCACCTCCATGAGGCCCCAGACGCCTTCGCAGGACGTCCACTCGCCCGTTCCCAATGCCTCCGGTCAGAGCAATCTCCACCGCAGCCACACCTCCAGCTCTCGGCCAAATTCCTTCGTCGCATCCAATTCGATCCAACCCACCGAATTCCAGGTACGAACGGGTATTAGCGAATCCTCCTCCGCCCCCCACCAGTCTCGATTCCACGAAGAGCTAAGCCAGCGCAGCTCGTCCTTGATAGATGGTCATAACATCGGTGATGTGTCGCAGAACGATTCCCACCCGTTACTCTCGCAGCAAGCAGCCCCGCATCGTTCCGGAACGCTGAAAAAGAAGCCGTCGTTGGGCAAGAAGGGAAGTTTGAGGCGGGGCGGAAGTAAGCGGAGCAGCCGCGCAGGCAGCGTGAGGAGTCTGAGGCTGGGCGAAAAGGAGAAATACGACGTGGGAGAAAACGAGATGAATAGCGCTTTCTACGTTCCCATCCCAACAAAGGGAGCTCCGACGGAGATCCTTGCCACCAGGTTTCAAGGTAATATGCTTCCCCCCTCGGCTTGTCACATCCTGGCGTTATCCATGATATACCCCCCCACCCCCCCAATCCCCCAAGAGCATCCCAGCCATGTGTGCTGACTGTGGAATACAGCATGGCGCAAAGTGCTAAAGGACCTTATCGCCGTCTTTCGAGACATCCAGAGATCTTATGAGACGCGAGCTAAAATTCTCCTTTCTGCCTCAAACTCGATGGGCAATATCGCGATGCCGAGCACCTTTTTACAGTCTGGTGGCATTGCAGATGCCGCCATCATACTCAAAACATACCATAAGCAGGCGCTTGCAGAATGCAATAAGGCCAAGGAAGTGGAAACAGAAATTATTGTCCAGTTGAATAGCCTCAGAAACGACTTGCAGGCAAAAATAAAGGAGATCAAAGCCCTCGCAGGTGATTTCAAGAATTCCGTTGACAAAGAAATGGAGGGCACGCGTAAGGCCGTGCGAAATTTACATGAGGCCCTTGGACTAGTTGACACCGATCCTGCCGCTACATCTGGAAAAGGTGATCCATTCATCATAAAATTGGGGGTTGACAGGCAGCTTGAAAAGCAACTGTTGGAAGAGAATTATCTTCACAAAGTAAGCACTCCACTCCAGTCCAGTTTCAGATGCGATACAATTGCTGAGTTCTTTAAGGCCTACCTTAATCTCGAGAGCTCCGGTCGCGAACTTGAAGCTATCGTTGTTGGCGAGATACAGAAAGCATACAGTGCTTATGCAAGCATTCTAAAACGCGACGCGGACTCCGCGTACGATGCCGTCGAGCGATTGCGAGACGGTCCTCTATCAATGCCAAAGGATCGTGAATGGAAAGCTTTTGTGTCGCATAATGATCATCTAATCGACTCCAGCATACCCATGCGAAACATACGCAACATCACATATCCTGGGAGTGATCATCCGGCAGCGGTAGAAGTTCGGGCCGGGATGTTGGAAC
This window harbors:
- a CDS encoding uncharacterized protein (EggNog:ENOG410PIQP~COG:T~BUSCO:2397at33183), with protein sequence MATSMRPQTPSQDVHSPVPNASGQSNLHRSHTSSSRPNSFVASNSIQPTEFQVRTGISESSSAPHQSRFHEELSQRSSSLIDGHNIGDVSQNDSHPLLSQQAAPHRSGTLKKKPSLGKKGSLRRGGSKRSSRAGSVRSLRLGEKEKYDVGENEMNSAFYVPIPTKGAPTEILATRFQAWRKVLKDLIAVFRDIQRSYETRAKILLSASNSMGNIAMPSTFLQSGGIADAAIILKTYHKQALAECNKAKEVETEIIVQLNSLRNDLQAKIKEIKALAGDFKNSVDKEMEGTRKAVRNLHEALGLVDTDPAATSGKGDPFIIKLGVDRQLEKQLLEENYLHKAYLNLESSGRELEAIVVGEIQKAYSAYASILKRDADSAYDAVERLRDGPLSMPKDREWKAFVSHNDHLIDSSIPMRNIRNITYPGSDHPAAVEVRAGMLERKSKYLKSYTPGWYVLSPTHLHEFKSADRIRSQSPVMSLYLPEQKLGSHSQPDSSSHKFMLKGRQTGSMHRGHAWVFRAESHDTMLAWYEDIKNLTEKTGEARNAFVRKHVRTLSGASYRAASISSDGVLDEDEADETPYSAEHMLPPRGASLDEPRWRSPPGGRFPSEVHLNRTLEAPESPSSETSSRGREGPLDSTFREAGIHFTGQQHPHQHTHSHSHETELPDTMPINSRSGSVRSTLSKKPNRIYDEWMTTHRPVPPQTPTHEQTSIHTDQIYSPSPQLCRTGTRVRSIALSTGAPIVVPGDSSHPTLHPEPDTSILSTQPTGTNTTVPSLTTATSLGVLGSEISAQNTSHLPNGASGFGPPIADLHDAQSNTLSDVDRSAKQRMTPVSSRTGTVSDLKVPGQYPMASS